Proteins from a single region of Aneurinibacillus sp. REN35:
- the hisA gene encoding 1-(5-phosphoribosyl)-5-[(5-phosphoribosylamino)methylideneamino]imidazole-4-carboxamide isomerase, which translates to MSFIVYPAIDIRGGKCVRLLQGDYNQETVYGDSPVEMAKQWAVQGAEWIHLVDLDGAKAGQPVNNGIVLDIARALDVPVQIGGGLRRMEDIDRYIEGGVSRVILGTAAIQDQPFTEQVLAKYGDKVAIGIDARNGYVATHGWLTTSEVTAEELAKVLIAKGAETFIYTDISRDGTLEGPNTEAIVQLARATGKDVIASGGVSVEQDIVELARYAAEGVGGAIVGKALYTDRVQLPQVLQRIQEGI; encoded by the coding sequence ATGAGTTTTATTGTGTATCCTGCAATCGACATTCGCGGCGGAAAATGCGTCCGCCTGCTGCAGGGCGATTACAATCAGGAGACGGTGTACGGCGATTCACCTGTGGAGATGGCGAAGCAGTGGGCCGTGCAGGGAGCCGAGTGGATTCACCTCGTTGATTTGGACGGTGCCAAGGCAGGACAGCCTGTGAATAATGGCATCGTATTGGATATTGCACGTGCACTGGATGTGCCCGTACAGATCGGCGGCGGGCTGCGGCGCATGGAAGACATTGATCGGTATATCGAGGGCGGTGTCAGCCGGGTTATCCTTGGTACGGCCGCGATTCAGGATCAGCCGTTTACCGAGCAGGTGTTAGCGAAGTATGGAGATAAGGTTGCGATTGGTATTGATGCGAGGAATGGCTACGTGGCAACGCACGGCTGGCTGACGACATCAGAAGTGACGGCGGAAGAACTGGCAAAGGTGCTGATTGCCAAGGGAGCGGAAACCTTTATTTATACAGATATATCGCGTGACGGTACGCTGGAAGGACCGAACACAGAGGCCATTGTGCAATTAGCCCGGGCTACAGGCAAGGATGTCATCGCATCCGGCGGTGTAAGCGTCGAACAGGATATCGTAGAGCTGGCGCGCTATGCAGCGGAGGGAGTGGGCGGCGCTATTGTCGGAAAGGCGCTGTATACGGATCGCGTTCAGCTGCCGCAAGTGCTGCAGCGCATACAGGAGGGGATCTGA
- the hisH gene encoding imidazole glycerol phosphate synthase subunit HisH, protein MIAIIDYGMGNLHSVSKAVERLGYEYAFVSDEEALNQAEGAILPGVGAFGDAMKNLKERGLEEPIRQFAASGKPLLGICLGMQLLFASSTEHGEHEGLGILPGRVLRFSGDYKIPHMGWNRLDFLQKNRIFSGVEEGYVYFVHSYFLQPTEENRPVLLATADYHQEVPGIVGRGNVYGMQFHPEKSGTVGMQLLENFAKLCETASTKR, encoded by the coding sequence ATGATTGCGATTATCGACTATGGAATGGGCAATCTTCACAGCGTAAGCAAAGCGGTGGAGCGGCTCGGCTATGAGTATGCATTCGTATCGGATGAGGAAGCGTTAAATCAGGCGGAAGGCGCGATTCTTCCCGGCGTTGGCGCGTTCGGCGATGCGATGAAGAACCTCAAAGAGCGCGGCCTGGAGGAGCCGATCCGTCAATTTGCGGCCAGTGGGAAGCCGCTGCTCGGCATCTGTCTTGGGATGCAGCTGTTGTTTGCCAGCAGTACGGAGCACGGCGAGCATGAAGGTCTGGGCATTCTTCCGGGACGGGTGCTTCGCTTCTCCGGCGATTATAAAATTCCGCATATGGGCTGGAATCGGCTGGACTTTTTACAGAAGAACCGCATTTTTTCCGGGGTGGAGGAAGGATACGTGTATTTCGTTCACTCGTATTTTCTCCAGCCTACAGAAGAAAACCGTCCGGTGCTTCTGGCCACGGCTGATTATCATCAGGAAGTACCGGGCATTGTCGGCCGGGGAAATGTGTACGGTATGCAGTTCCATCCGGAGAAAAGCGGAACGGTTGGCATGCAGCTGCTGGAGAACTTTGCGAAGTTATGTGAGACGGCGTCAACAAAACGATAG